A single Streptomyces mirabilis DNA region contains:
- a CDS encoding SAM-dependent methyltransferase: MPGDALSQDPAELRRRIDTTKAHPARVYDVFLGGKDNYPVDRSAAAAAIVANPRGYLDVRHNRDFLRRAVTTLTQESGIRQFLDIGTGLPTQENVHQIAQRITPESRVVYVDNDPVVLAHARALLTSGPEGQTDYIDADLEEPARILEGAAKTLDFEQPIALVLVAILHFIEDEQAYPIVRELVEALPSGSRLVLSHLTEDLNAENIRAVQRTFTERGFTFVLRSRAEVERFFTENGLEVEEPGVVPVHRWRPDGAAPLAEKVDPAYFAGLDDIEKIRYRDINDVTDADINVYGVTGVKP, from the coding sequence ATGCCCGGTGATGCTCTCAGCCAGGACCCCGCCGAGCTGAGAAGGAGGATCGACACCACCAAGGCGCACCCGGCGCGCGTCTACGACGTCTTCCTCGGGGGCAAGGACAACTACCCGGTCGACCGGTCCGCGGCCGCCGCCGCGATCGTGGCCAATCCGCGCGGGTACCTCGACGTCCGGCACAACCGGGACTTCCTGCGCAGGGCGGTCACCACGCTGACCCAGGAATCGGGTATCCGCCAGTTCCTGGACATAGGTACCGGGTTGCCGACCCAGGAGAACGTCCACCAGATCGCGCAGCGGATCACTCCGGAGTCGCGGGTCGTGTACGTCGACAACGACCCCGTTGTGCTCGCTCACGCGCGTGCGTTGCTCACCAGTGGGCCCGAGGGACAGACGGACTACATCGACGCGGACCTCGAGGAGCCCGCGCGGATCCTCGAAGGGGCCGCGAAGACCCTCGACTTCGAGCAGCCGATCGCGCTCGTGCTGGTGGCGATCCTGCACTTCATCGAGGACGAGCAGGCCTATCCGATCGTGCGTGAGCTGGTGGAGGCGTTGCCTTCGGGCAGCCGGCTCGTGCTCAGCCATCTCACCGAGGATCTCAACGCGGAGAACATTCGGGCGGTTCAGCGGACGTTCACCGAGCGGGGGTTCACGTTCGTGCTGCGGTCCAGGGCCGAGGTGGAGCGGTTCTTCACGGAGAACGGGCTCGAGGTGGAGGAGCCGGGTGTCGTGCCTGTGCACCGCTGGCGGCCGGACGGTGCGGCTCCGCTGGCCGAAAAAGTGGATCCCGCGTACTTTGCCGGCCTCGACGACATCGAGAAGATCCGCTATCGCGACATCAATGACGTGACGGACGCGGACATCAATGTGTACGGGGTGACGGGCGTCAAGCCCTGA
- a CDS encoding glutamyl-tRNA reductase, producing the protein MSLLVVGLSHRSAPVSVLERATLNADAQIKLLQDTVAAEPAAEATLLATCNRIELYADVDKFHAGVAELSTLLAQHSGVGLDELTPHLYVHYEDRAVHHLFSVSCGLDSMVVGEGQILGQIKDALATAQELHSAGRLLNDLFQQSLRVGKRAHSETGIDRAGQSLVTFGLQQLSAGTAVDAWAKGKKALVIGAGSMSSLAAATLARAGVSEIVIANRTPDRSERLAQILNENEGGDTDVLARAVPMDSVPLELTRADVAISCTGATGLVLTAETVAAAVEGRTGASVVTAEPAAKPLVRGAGSARTASPAAVGDQTQLAPTSVGTDDDCPLDLSAVQGTAGFSVLGEAAVAGMAAAELEQHAAWVDKGDVAARAPRGAAVLDPEADADAIAALVLAVATVGRVPERRRPEPVAEAPRPAPVLSLLDLAMPRDIDAAVHRLLGVRLVDIESLAEASADAPMAADVDQVRRIVSDEVAAFSAAQRAAHITPTVVALRTMAADLVASEIARLDGRLPDLDDKERGEITQTVRRVVDKLLHAPTVRVKQLAAEPGGAGYADALRTLFDLDPETVASVSRAENNNENAKNRGRA; encoded by the coding sequence ATGAGTCTCCTCGTCGTCGGGCTGAGCCACCGCAGCGCCCCGGTCAGCGTCCTGGAGCGGGCTACGCTGAACGCGGACGCCCAGATCAAGCTGCTGCAGGACACGGTCGCCGCCGAACCGGCCGCCGAGGCCACGCTGCTCGCCACCTGCAACCGCATCGAGCTGTACGCCGATGTCGACAAGTTCCACGCGGGCGTCGCCGAGCTGTCCACGCTGCTCGCCCAGCACAGCGGTGTCGGCCTCGACGAGCTCACCCCCCACCTCTACGTGCACTACGAGGACCGGGCCGTCCACCACCTCTTCTCGGTGTCCTGCGGGCTCGACTCGATGGTCGTGGGCGAGGGCCAGATCCTCGGCCAGATCAAGGACGCGCTCGCCACCGCGCAGGAGCTGCACTCCGCGGGCCGGCTGCTGAACGACCTGTTCCAGCAGTCGCTGCGGGTCGGCAAGCGCGCGCACTCCGAGACCGGCATCGACCGCGCCGGGCAGTCCCTCGTCACCTTCGGCCTCCAGCAGCTGTCGGCCGGCACCGCCGTCGACGCCTGGGCCAAGGGCAAGAAGGCCCTCGTCATCGGCGCGGGCTCGATGTCCTCGCTGGCCGCGGCGACGCTCGCGCGCGCCGGAGTCTCCGAGATCGTCATCGCCAACCGCACCCCGGACCGCTCGGAGCGACTCGCCCAGATCCTCAACGAGAACGAGGGCGGCGACACGGACGTGCTGGCCCGCGCGGTACCGATGGATTCGGTGCCGCTCGAGCTGACACGTGCCGACGTCGCCATCTCCTGCACCGGCGCCACCGGGCTCGTCCTGACGGCCGAGACGGTCGCGGCGGCCGTGGAGGGACGTACGGGAGCGTCCGTGGTCACGGCCGAGCCCGCGGCGAAGCCCCTCGTGCGAGGTGCCGGCTCCGCTCGTACGGCGTCGCCCGCGGCCGTGGGCGACCAGACGCAGCTCGCTCCCACCAGCGTCGGCACGGACGACGACTGCCCGCTCGACCTGTCCGCCGTGCAGGGCACGGCCGGCTTCTCCGTACTCGGCGAGGCCGCCGTCGCCGGAATGGCCGCCGCCGAGCTGGAGCAGCACGCGGCCTGGGTGGACAAGGGCGATGTCGCGGCCCGTGCCCCGCGCGGGGCGGCCGTACTCGACCCGGAGGCCGACGCCGACGCCATCGCCGCGCTCGTGCTGGCCGTCGCCACCGTCGGCCGGGTGCCCGAGCGCCGCAGGCCCGAGCCGGTCGCCGAGGCCCCCCGGCCCGCGCCCGTGCTCTCGCTGCTGGACCTCGCCATGCCCCGTGACATCGACGCGGCCGTGCACCGGCTGCTCGGCGTGCGGCTCGTCGACATCGAGTCGCTGGCCGAGGCGTCCGCGGACGCGCCGATGGCGGCGGACGTGGACCAGGTGCGGAGGATCGTTTCCGACGAGGTGGCCGCCTTCAGCGCCGCCCAGCGGGCCGCCCACATCACCCCCACCGTCGTGGCGCTGCGCACCATGGCCGCCGACCTCGTCGCGAGCGAGATCGCGCGGCTCGACGGGCGGCTGCCGGACCTCGACGACAAGGAGCGGGGCGAGATCACGCAGACCGTGCGGCGCGTCGTCGACAAGCTGCTGCACGCGCCGACCGTACGGGTCAAGCAACTCGCCGCCGAACCCGGTGGCGCCGGGTACGCGGACGCGCTGCGAACCCTGTTCGACCTGGACCCCGAGACGGTCGCCTCCGTCTCGCGGGCCGAGAACAACAACGAGAACGCCAAGAACCGAGGGCGAGCATGA
- a CDS encoding helix-turn-helix domain-containing protein translates to MAGDEFAGLLRELKERSGLSYGVLAKRLHVSTSTLHRYVNGDAVPTDYAPVERLARVCGATPEELVELHRRWVRADVLRGQKGVPAAPGTDTASVADVASVTDEVSVADVTSVMPVGVEGSSGEPDAASEVVGGPSGEASTGGRRRRTVLLASVAVAAVLASAALAVRFVPDGKGDGSGGREVLGAAASSGPREGSRGTASADGKHREPSASVSASVSASHSGGPEASVSTAASGGGAGQDVADGATAPVVAANPYKWEGPCSQHYLVNRKAAQVPPPPNESDARGWVTALGGVAGQEQMLALTVQGTGKATVVLDGLHVRVVGKDVPLAWNDYAMGVGCGGGVETKSFAVDLDAGRPVTTPKAGQRDFPYKVSESDPEVFYVFADARAHDVSWYLELDWSSGARSGTVRIDDNGKPFRTSGNAGRPAYDYPLGGSEWETAATG, encoded by the coding sequence GTGGCCGGGGACGAGTTCGCGGGGCTGCTGCGGGAGCTGAAGGAGCGGTCCGGACTCAGTTACGGGGTGCTCGCGAAACGGCTGCACGTGAGTACGTCCACGCTGCATCGCTACGTCAACGGGGACGCCGTACCGACGGACTACGCACCCGTGGAGCGGCTCGCGCGCGTGTGCGGGGCGACTCCCGAGGAGCTGGTGGAGCTGCATCGGCGGTGGGTGCGGGCGGATGTGCTGCGGGGGCAGAAGGGGGTGCCTGCGGCGCCTGGGACGGATACAGCTTCCGTGGCGGACGTGGCGTCTGTGACGGATGAGGTGTCCGTGGCGGATGTGACGTCCGTGATGCCGGTGGGGGTGGAGGGTTCCTCGGGGGAGCCGGATGCGGCTTCGGAGGTTGTCGGCGGGCCCTCGGGTGAGGCTTCGACCGGGGGGCGGCGACGGCGTACGGTCCTCCTCGCCTCGGTCGCCGTCGCCGCGGTGCTCGCGTCCGCCGCGCTCGCGGTGCGGTTCGTGCCGGACGGCAAGGGGGACGGGAGCGGGGGGCGGGAGGTCTTGGGGGCCGCCGCGTCGTCCGGTCCCCGGGAGGGTTCGCGGGGGACGGCGTCCGCCGACGGCAAGCACCGGGAGCCGTCCGCCTCGGTCAGCGCCTCCGTCTCCGCCTCGCACAGTGGTGGGCCCGAGGCGTCCGTCTCGACGGCGGCTTCGGGTGGCGGTGCGGGCCAGGACGTCGCCGACGGCGCCACCGCGCCCGTCGTGGCCGCCAACCCGTACAAGTGGGAAGGCCCGTGCAGCCAGCACTACCTGGTGAACCGGAAGGCCGCGCAGGTGCCCCCGCCGCCGAACGAGTCGGACGCGCGCGGGTGGGTCACGGCGCTCGGCGGGGTCGCCGGTCAGGAGCAGATGCTCGCGCTGACCGTGCAGGGGACCGGGAAGGCCACCGTGGTCCTGGACGGGCTGCACGTGCGGGTGGTGGGCAAGGACGTGCCGCTCGCCTGGAACGACTATGCGATGGGCGTCGGCTGCGGGGGTGGCGTGGAGACGAAGTCGTTCGCCGTGGATCTCGACGCGGGGCGGCCCGTGACCACGCCCAAGGCCGGGCAGCGGGACTTCCCCTACAAGGTCAGCGAGTCCGATCCCGAGGTCTTCTATGTCTTCGCGGACGCGCGGGCGCACGACGTGAGCTGGTACCTGGAGCTCGACTGGTCCAGTGGAGCGCGCAGTGGCACGGTGCGTATCGACGACAACGGCAAGCCGTTCCGGACGAGCGGGAATGCGGGGCGGCCCGCGTACGACTATCCGCTGGGCGGCAGCGAGTGGGAGACGGCCGCGACAGGTTAG
- a CDS encoding uroporphyrinogen-III synthase encodes MSPTTLPAGPENGHVTFLGAGPGDPGLLTLRAVEALANADVLVAEYEVLDMVRVHARQGVAVLSTNTDGGTPLGTSSSTYPGTGTPQLAVVDAVSTSAGDPALRDAANLVMEAARGGKRVVRAVSGDPGLDTYAAEEMLACAAAGVPFEVVPGVAAAVGVPAYAGVPLRDAQGADVRFVDARTASDRCWTEVGASDGTVVVSSTLDSVAAAAGELVAAGRKPDTPMTVTIAGTTTRQRTWSATLGTIAQTLKQAKVLPSPDGGRPVIAVVGERSAAAQREQLSWFESKPLFGWKVLVPRTKEQAVSLSDQLRSYGAVPHEVPTIAVEPPRTPQQMERAVKGLVTGRYEWIAFTSVNAVKAVREKFEEYGLDARAFAGIKVAAVGEQTAKALVAFGVKPDLVPSGEQSAAGLLEDWPPYDPVFDPIDRVFLPRADIATETLVAGLIDLGWEVDDVTAYRTVRASPPPAETREAIKGGGFDAVLFTSSSTVRNLVGIAGKPHNVTVIACIGPATAKTAEEHGLRVDVMAPEPSVHKLAEALADFGLRRRAAAAEAGDPVTRPSERRPGARRRRTT; translated from the coding sequence TTGAGCCCCACCACCCTTCCCGCCGGTCCCGAAAACGGGCACGTCACCTTCCTCGGTGCCGGACCCGGAGATCCGGGACTACTGACACTGCGCGCCGTCGAGGCGCTGGCGAACGCGGATGTTCTCGTCGCCGAGTACGAGGTACTCGACATGGTCCGCGTCCATGCCAGACAAGGCGTCGCCGTACTGAGTACGAATACGGACGGGGGGACGCCTTTGGGCACGTCTTCCAGTACGTATCCGGGCACAGGCACGCCTCAACTAGCGGTTGTTGACGCCGTGTCAACGTCCGCTGGTGACCCCGCGTTGAGGGACGCTGCCAATCTTGTCATGGAGGCCGCGCGGGGCGGCAAGCGGGTCGTGCGTGCGGTGTCCGGTGACCCCGGGCTCGACACGTACGCCGCCGAGGAGATGCTGGCCTGCGCCGCCGCGGGCGTGCCGTTCGAGGTCGTGCCGGGTGTCGCCGCGGCCGTGGGCGTGCCCGCGTACGCCGGTGTGCCGCTGCGCGACGCGCAGGGCGCCGATGTGCGGTTCGTCGACGCGCGTACGGCCTCCGACCGGTGCTGGACCGAGGTCGGGGCGTCGGACGGGACGGTCGTCGTCTCGTCGACGCTGGACTCCGTGGCCGCCGCCGCGGGCGAGCTGGTCGCGGCCGGTCGCAAGCCGGACACGCCGATGACGGTGACGATCGCCGGTACGACGACGCGTCAGCGGACCTGGTCGGCCACGCTCGGGACGATCGCCCAGACCCTGAAGCAGGCGAAGGTGCTGCCGTCCCCGGACGGTGGGCGCCCGGTGATAGCCGTGGTCGGTGAGCGTTCCGCCGCGGCTCAGCGCGAGCAGCTCTCGTGGTTCGAGTCCAAGCCGCTGTTCGGCTGGAAGGTGCTCGTACCGCGGACGAAGGAGCAGGCGGTCTCACTCTCCGACCAACTGCGGTCCTACGGCGCTGTGCCGCACGAGGTGCCGACGATCGCCGTCGAGCCGCCACGGACGCCGCAGCAGATGGAACGCGCGGTCAAGGGCCTGGTGACGGGCCGCTACGAGTGGATCGCCTTCACCTCCGTGAACGCGGTCAAGGCCGTGCGGGAGAAGTTCGAGGAGTACGGGCTCGACGCGCGGGCCTTCGCCGGGATCAAGGTCGCGGCGGTGGGCGAGCAGACGGCGAAGGCGCTGGTTGCCTTCGGCGTGAAGCCGGATCTGGTGCCGAGCGGTGAGCAGTCGGCCGCGGGGCTTCTGGAGGACTGGCCGCCGTACGACCCGGTGTTCGACCCGATCGACCGGGTGTTCCTGCCGCGGGCCGACATCGCCACCGAGACGCTGGTCGCGGGGCTCATCGACCTGGGCTGGGAGGTCGACGACGTCACGGCCTACCGGACGGTGCGGGCCTCGCCGCCGCCGGCGGAGACGCGAGAGGCGATCAAGGGGGGCGGTTTCGACGCCGTGCTCTTCACGTCGTCCTCGACCGTACGCAATCTCGTGGGCATCGCGGGCAAGCCGCACAACGTGACGGTGATCGCCTGTATCGGTCCGGCCACCGCCAAGACGGCGGAGGAGCACGGTCTGCGGGTCGATGTCATGGCCCCGGAGCCGTCGGTGCACAAGCTGGCTGAGGCGCTGGCGGACTTCGGTCTCAGGCGGAGGGCTGCCGCCGCGGAGGCGGGGGATCCGGTTACTCGGCCGAGTGAGCGTCGGCCGGGGGCGCGGAGGCGTCGCACGACGTAG
- the hemC gene encoding hydroxymethylbilane synthase, whose product MSEPREPRAPQGQAGAPQGRPDEKAALRLGTRRSKLAMAQSGLVAQAVSQVTGRPVELVEITTYGDTSREHLAQIGGTGVFVTALREALLLGEIDFAVHSLKDLPTGQPDELALAAVPLREDPRDVLVARDGLRFEELPDGARVGTGSPRRMAQLNAYARNHGMTIETVAIRGNVDTRIGYVRSGELDAVVLAAAGLGRLGRIEDVTDFLSVDTVLPAPGQGALAIECAADNADLVAALGELDDPFTRAAVTAERSLLAALEAGCSAPVGALADLLADGQIVKEMRLRGVVGTTDGTTLVQLSTTGPVPETHDQAMALGRELAAEMLAKGAAGLMGERAH is encoded by the coding sequence ATGAGTGAGCCACGTGAGCCACGTGCGCCGCAGGGGCAGGCTGGAGCGCCCCAAGGGCGACCAGATGAGAAGGCGGCACTGAGGCTGGGGACCAGGCGCAGCAAGCTCGCCATGGCCCAGTCCGGGCTGGTGGCGCAGGCCGTGAGCCAGGTGACCGGCAGGCCCGTCGAGCTCGTGGAGATCACGACGTACGGCGACACCTCCCGTGAGCACCTCGCCCAGATCGGCGGTACGGGCGTCTTCGTCACCGCGCTGCGCGAGGCGTTGCTGCTCGGCGAGATCGACTTCGCCGTGCACTCCCTGAAGGACCTGCCGACCGGGCAGCCCGACGAGCTCGCGCTGGCCGCCGTACCGCTGCGCGAGGACCCGCGCGACGTGCTCGTCGCCCGCGACGGGCTGCGCTTCGAGGAGCTTCCGGACGGCGCGCGCGTCGGTACCGGTTCGCCGCGCCGGATGGCCCAGCTGAACGCGTACGCCCGCAACCACGGGATGACGATCGAGACGGTCGCGATCCGTGGGAACGTCGACACGCGGATCGGATACGTACGCAGCGGGGAGCTCGACGCCGTCGTGCTCGCCGCCGCGGGCCTCGGCCGCCTGGGGCGGATAGAGGACGTGACGGACTTCCTGTCCGTCGACACCGTTTTGCCCGCCCCCGGCCAGGGGGCCCTGGCGATCGAGTGTGCCGCGGACAACGCGGATCTCGTCGCCGCGCTCGGCGAACTCGACGACCCGTTCACCCGGGCCGCCGTGACCGCCGAGCGGTCCCTGCTCGCCGCCCTGGAGGCCGGCTGCAGTGCACCCGTGGGTGCTCTCGCCGACCTTCTGGCCGACGGGCAGATTGTCAAGGAGATGCGCCTGCGCGGCGTCGTCGGCACGACCGACGGCACGACGCTGGTGCAGCTGTCCACCACCGGTCCCGTGCCCGAGACACATGACCAAGCAATGGCGCTCGGCCGTGAACTCGCCGCCGAGATGCTTGCCAAGGGCGCGGCCGGTCTGATGGGGGAGCGAGCACATTGA
- a CDS encoding DUF4232 domain-containing protein encodes MSARTARTRLLAATTVALAAFALTACDNGKGVRDEGPSAASNSSAQPTGSTADGGTKAKPAGETGGSTTAPKGTTTAGTTTAGTSGGSGSAGKNGAGTTATRNPACNGANSKTTATEVSRPLNHLLLTVTNTGAKNCDLTGYPIARFGEAQSVPPVAESTHPQAVVTLAPGESGYAGVLLSAADGSGGNGYTAKTLVVGFAKGSSATPALPAKGVYVDDKLTVTYWQQSLDDALAY; translated from the coding sequence ATGTCCGCACGCACCGCCCGCACCCGCCTCCTCGCCGCCACGACGGTCGCGCTCGCCGCGTTCGCCCTCACGGCGTGCGACAACGGGAAGGGCGTACGTGACGAGGGTCCGTCCGCCGCGTCCAATTCCTCGGCGCAGCCGACCGGGTCCACGGCCGACGGCGGTACGAAGGCGAAGCCGGCGGGCGAGACGGGGGGCTCGACGACCGCCCCGAAGGGCACCACCACGGCAGGCACCACCACGGCGGGCACCAGCGGCGGCTCCGGCTCCGCCGGCAAGAACGGCGCAGGCACCACGGCCACCCGGAACCCCGCCTGCAACGGCGCCAACAGCAAGACCACCGCGACCGAGGTCTCCCGCCCCCTCAACCACCTGCTCCTCACCGTCACCAACACCGGTGCGAAGAACTGCGATCTGACCGGTTACCCGATCGCCCGCTTCGGCGAGGCCCAGTCGGTCCCGCCGGTCGCCGAGTCGACCCACCCGCAGGCGGTCGTCACATTGGCTCCGGGCGAGTCCGGCTACGCGGGCGTCCTGCTCTCGGCCGCCGACGGCAGCGGCGGCAACGGCTACACGGCCAAGACCCTCGTCGTCGGCTTCGCCAAGGGCAGCAGCGCGACCCCGGCGCTCCCGGCGAAGGGCGTGTACGTGGACGACAAGCTCACGGTGACGTACTGGCAGCAGAGCCTGGACGACGCGCTGGCCTACTGA
- the hemB gene encoding porphobilinogen synthase — MTKYGSFPGTRPRRLRTTPVMRRMVAETRLHPADFILPAFVREGVNEPVPIAAMPGVVQHTRDSLKKAALEAVEAGISGIMLFGVPEDAKKDAVGTPGTDPDGILQVALRDVRAEVGDELLVMSDLCLDETTDHGHCGVLDAEGRVDNDATLERYAEMAQVQADAGAHVVGPSGMMDGQIGVVRDALDQIGREDVAILAYTAKYSSAFYGPFREAVASSLTGDRKTYQQDPANVRESLRELALDLEEGADMVMVKPAGPYLDVLARVADSVDVPVAAYQISGEYSMIEAAAEKGWIDRDKAILETLTGIKRAGAQNILTYWATEVAQKLR; from the coding sequence ATGACGAAGTACGGATCCTTCCCCGGTACGCGGCCGCGGCGGCTGCGTACGACGCCGGTCATGCGGCGCATGGTCGCCGAGACCCGGCTGCACCCCGCCGACTTCATCCTCCCCGCGTTCGTACGGGAGGGCGTGAACGAGCCGGTTCCCATCGCGGCGATGCCCGGCGTCGTACAGCACACGCGAGACAGCCTGAAGAAGGCCGCGCTGGAGGCCGTGGAGGCCGGGATCTCCGGGATCATGCTCTTCGGCGTGCCGGAGGACGCGAAGAAGGACGCCGTCGGAACCCCCGGGACCGACCCTGACGGGATTCTGCAGGTCGCCCTCCGTGACGTGCGTGCCGAGGTCGGCGACGAACTGCTCGTCATGTCCGATCTGTGTCTCGACGAGACCACCGACCACGGGCACTGCGGAGTGCTCGACGCGGAAGGCCGCGTCGACAACGACGCGACCCTGGAGCGGTACGCCGAGATGGCCCAGGTCCAGGCCGACGCCGGGGCGCACGTGGTGGGGCCCAGCGGGATGATGGACGGGCAGATCGGGGTCGTCCGGGACGCCCTGGACCAGATCGGGCGCGAGGACGTCGCCATCCTCGCCTACACCGCGAAGTACTCCTCCGCCTTCTACGGGCCCTTCCGGGAGGCCGTCGCCTCCTCGCTGACGGGCGACCGCAAGACGTACCAGCAGGACCCCGCCAATGTGCGGGAGTCCCTGCGGGAGTTGGCCCTCGATCTGGAGGAGGGGGCCGACATGGTGATGGTGAAGCCGGCGGGACCGTATCTGGACGTCCTGGCTCGGGTCGCGGACTCCGTCGACGTGCCCGTGGCCGCCTACCAGATCTCCGGCGAGTACTCGATGATCGAGGCGGCGGCCGAGAAGGGCTGGATCGACCGTGACAAGGCGATCCTGGAGACGCTGACCGGCATCAAGCGGGCCGGCGCCCAGAACATCCTCACCTACTGGGCCACCGAGGTCGCGCAGAAGCTCCGCTAG
- a CDS encoding glutaredoxin family protein, producing the protein MTRMSSMFRRGGRRTTQKAPSERLVTLIRKPGCHLCDDAQEVVEKVCGDLGVPWEHKDITEDEELHRAYWEQIPVVLVDGAQHTFWRVDEARLRKALAP; encoded by the coding sequence ATGACCCGTATGAGTTCCATGTTCCGGCGCGGTGGGCGCCGTACGACGCAGAAGGCACCCTCGGAGCGGCTGGTCACGCTCATCAGGAAACCTGGTTGTCATCTGTGTGATGACGCACAAGAAGTGGTGGAGAAGGTGTGTGGGGATCTCGGGGTCCCCTGGGAGCACAAGGACATCACCGAGGATGAAGAGCTGCACCGTGCCTACTGGGAGCAGATCCCCGTGGTGCTGGTGGACGGGGCGCAGCACACCTTCTGGCGTGTGGACGAGGCGCGGCTGCGCAAAGCCCTCGCTCCGTAG
- a CDS encoding redox-sensing transcriptional repressor Rex: MATGRTHRPATRSRGIPEATVARLPLYLRALTALSERSVPTVSSEELAAAAGVNSAKLRKDFSYLGSYGTRGVGYDVEYLVYQISRELGLTQDWPVVIVGIGNLGAALANYGGFASRGFRVAALIDADPEMAGKQVAGIAVQHSDGLEKIIDENGVSIGVITTPPGVAQQVCDRLVAAGVTSILNFAPTVLSVPDGVDVRKVDLSIELQILAFHEQRKAGEEAEAQAGAAAVAQAAQEDNGKGPDGDVPAVMPA; this comes from the coding sequence GTGGCAACTGGCCGAACTCACCGACCGGCGACCCGCAGCCGAGGGATTCCCGAGGCCACCGTCGCCCGGCTTCCGCTGTACCTCCGAGCCCTCACCGCACTGTCGGAGCGCTCGGTACCCACGGTCTCCTCCGAGGAGCTCGCGGCCGCGGCGGGGGTCAACTCCGCGAAGCTGCGCAAGGACTTCTCCTACCTCGGCTCCTACGGGACGCGTGGTGTGGGGTACGACGTCGAGTATCTCGTGTACCAGATCTCCCGTGAGCTGGGCCTGACCCAGGACTGGCCGGTAGTGATCGTCGGTATCGGTAACCTCGGCGCCGCGCTGGCCAACTACGGCGGGTTCGCCTCCCGTGGTTTCCGGGTCGCCGCGCTGATCGACGCCGATCCGGAGATGGCCGGAAAGCAGGTCGCCGGGATCGCCGTGCAGCACAGCGACGGCCTCGAGAAGATCATCGACGAGAACGGCGTCTCCATCGGCGTCATCACCACCCCGCCGGGCGTGGCCCAGCAGGTCTGCGACCGCCTGGTCGCGGCCGGAGTCACCTCCATCCTCAACTTCGCGCCGACCGTCCTGTCCGTCCCGGACGGCGTCGACGTGCGCAAGGTCGATCTCTCCATCGAGCTGCAGATCCTCGCCTTCCACGAGCAGCGCAAGGCCGGCGAGGAGGCCGAGGCCCAGGCCGGTGCCGCCGCCGTGGCCCAGGCCGCCCAGGAGGACAACGGCAAAGGTCCTGACGGGGACGTCCCCGCCGTGATGCCGGCATGA
- a CDS encoding HAD family hydrolase encodes MAALGWLTPRRRSATARSVLAGEASAEAARKSSQELEELAHDAAPDVDAPDQEPEFPVLGDEKAAAFFDLDNTVMQGAALFHFGRGLYKRKFFETRDLARFAWQQAWFRLAGVEDPEHMQDARDSALSIVKGHRVAELMSIGEEIYDEYMAERIWPGTRALAQAHLDAGQKVWLVTAAPVEIATVIARRLGLTGALGTVAESVDGVYTGKLVGEPLHGPAKAEAVRALAAAEGLDLSRCAAYSDSHNDIPMLSLVGHPYAINPDTKLRKHARTFEWRLRDYRTARKAAKVGIPAAAGVGAVAGGTAAAIALHRRRR; translated from the coding sequence ATGGCCGCTCTCGGATGGCTCACTCCCCGTAGGCGCTCCGCCACCGCGCGGAGCGTGTTGGCAGGCGAGGCCTCGGCGGAGGCAGCGCGCAAGTCCTCCCAGGAACTGGAGGAACTAGCCCACGACGCCGCGCCCGACGTCGACGCGCCCGACCAGGAACCGGAGTTCCCGGTCCTCGGCGACGAGAAGGCCGCGGCCTTCTTCGACCTCGACAACACCGTGATGCAAGGCGCCGCCCTCTTCCACTTCGGCCGGGGCCTGTACAAACGGAAGTTCTTCGAGACCCGCGACCTCGCCCGATTCGCCTGGCAGCAGGCATGGTTCAGGCTGGCCGGAGTCGAGGACCCGGAACACATGCAGGACGCGCGTGACTCGGCACTCTCGATCGTCAAGGGCCACCGGGTCGCGGAGCTGATGTCGATCGGCGAGGAGATCTACGACGAGTACATGGCCGAACGCATCTGGCCCGGTACGCGCGCCCTCGCCCAGGCCCACCTGGACGCGGGCCAGAAGGTCTGGCTGGTCACGGCGGCCCCCGTCGAGATCGCCACGGTGATCGCCCGCAGGCTGGGCCTCACCGGTGCGCTGGGCACGGTCGCGGAGTCGGTGGACGGCGTCTACACGGGCAAGCTGGTGGGCGAGCCCCTGCACGGGCCGGCGAAGGCGGAGGCGGTCCGCGCGCTGGCCGCCGCCGAGGGCCTGGACCTCTCCCGCTGCGCCGCCTACAGCGACTCCCACAACGACATCCCCATGCTGTCCCTGGTCGGCCACCCCTACGCGATCAACCCGGACACGAAACTCCGCAAGCACGCTCGTACGTTCGAGTGGCGTCTGCGCGACTACCGCACGGCCCGCAAGGCCGCGAAGGTCGGCATCCCCGCCGCGGCCGGCGTCGGCGCCGTGGCCGGCGGCACAGCAGCCGCCATCGCCCTCCACCGCCGCCGCCGCTGA